From Mytilus edulis chromosome 9, xbMytEdul2.2, whole genome shotgun sequence, the proteins below share one genomic window:
- the LOC139488350 gene encoding ras-related protein Rap-2a-like, which translates to MADIDHRNRVVFLGAGDVGKSSILQRFLFDTYDEKYTETVEDLFSKEYDIKGIHLKVDFLDTAGKFSFPAMRRLSIVNAHGFVLVYSITNEQTFEEVKQLWEQIKEMRENYEEIPCVIVGNHLDQEDSRQIERFDALNWAYNEDLAGGFIEVSAKENIGINDIFKILLEQVNHPRDKHTDHFSLRRMSVHFVENNETDTSDHHEGQPDFTRSRSRSLIRRGSKPKTKRSSKSKSDCVVS; encoded by the coding sequence atgGCAGACATTGATCATCGAAATCGAGTTGTTTTTCTTGGCGCAGGAGATGTCGGGAAAAGTTCAATATTGCAACGGTTTTTATTTGATACTTACGACGAAAAATACACAGAAACAGTAGAAGATTTGTTTTCTAAGGAATATGACATCAAAGGTATTcatttaaaagtagatttcctTGATACGGCTGGTAAATTTTCTTTCCCAGCAATGCGGCGCCTCTCTATTGTAAATGCTCATGGCTTCGTTCTAGTTTATTCGATTACAAATGAACAAACATTTGAAGAAGTCAAACAATTATGGGAGCAAATTAAAGAAATGCGAGAAAATTACGAGGAAATTCCGTGTGTAATTGTGGGCAATCATTTGGATCAGGAAGATAGTCGACAAATTGAGAGATTCGATGCTCTGAACTGGGCATACAACGAGGATCTAGCGGGAGGCTTTATTGAAGTATCTGCTAAAGAAAATATTGGGataaatgacatttttaaaatacttCTAGAGCAGGTTAATCACCCTAGAGATAAACATACTGACCATTTCTCGCTTCGGCGAATGAGTGTTCATTTTGTAGAAAACAACGAAACGGATACTTCTGACCATCACGAAGGTCAACCAGATTTTACAAGAAGCCGAAGTCGCAGTTTGATAAGAAGAGGTAGCAAACCAAAGACGAAGCGGTCAAGTAAATCAAAGAGTGATTGTGTTGTATCTTAG